A stretch of the Geovibrio thiophilus genome encodes the following:
- the hflK gene encoding FtsH protease activity modulator HflK translates to MNSQGKGTGGSPWGDEKFDFKIKKPNIKLPGASFIGLIIVAVYFASGFFIVAADEQAVVKRFGVVNRIVTAGPHYHLPYPFEAIDKAVVTQVHRIEIGFKTGTRGGYQEIPKESLMLTGDENIVSIALSLQYRITDIESYLYNVNNVEITIKDAAESAIREVAGREMIDDILTIGKGRIQNETQKILQDMLDYYKTGVTIVAVQLQDVEPPVEVVESFKDVASAREDKNRFINEAEAYRNELIPRARGQAESMIQAAEAYRKEKVDQALGDTSRFNQILASYSKSPSVTKKRMYFETMAEVFKGNQKYIFDDSIENITPLLGLDTIKGGLAK, encoded by the coding sequence ATGAACTCACAAGGCAAAGGAACGGGCGGGAGTCCGTGGGGTGATGAGAAGTTTGACTTCAAAATCAAAAAACCCAACATCAAGCTGCCCGGAGCATCGTTTATCGGTCTCATTATTGTGGCGGTCTATTTCGCGAGCGGCTTTTTCATTGTCGCTGCGGACGAGCAGGCGGTTGTCAAGCGTTTCGGTGTTGTTAACCGCATAGTTACCGCAGGTCCTCACTATCACCTGCCCTATCCTTTTGAAGCAATAGACAAGGCAGTGGTAACTCAGGTTCACAGGATTGAGATAGGCTTCAAAACCGGAACCCGCGGCGGCTATCAGGAAATTCCGAAGGAATCCCTCATGCTCACAGGTGATGAAAACATTGTGAGCATAGCGCTCAGCCTCCAGTACAGGATAACCGACATTGAAAGTTATCTGTACAATGTGAACAATGTTGAGATCACAATCAAGGACGCGGCGGAATCAGCCATCAGAGAGGTTGCGGGCAGAGAAATGATCGACGACATCCTCACCATTGGCAAAGGCAGAATCCAGAACGAAACCCAGAAAATCCTTCAGGATATGCTGGATTACTATAAAACCGGAGTAACTATTGTCGCTGTTCAGCTTCAGGATGTTGAACCCCCCGTTGAGGTTGTGGAATCATTCAAAGATGTTGCCAGCGCGAGGGAAGATAAAAACAGATTCATTAATGAAGCCGAGGCTTACAGAAATGAGCTTATTCCAAGAGCCAGAGGTCAGGCGGAGTCCATGATTCAGGCAGCGGAAGCCTACAGAAAGGAAAAAGTGGATCAGGCTCTGGGCGATACATCCAGATTCAATCAGATCCTTGCCAGCTATTCAAAATCACCGTCCGTTACAAAGAAGAGAATGTATTTTGAAACAATGGCGGAGGTTTTCAAAGGTAACCAGAAATACATTTTTGACGACAGCATAGAAAATATCACGCCTCTCCTCGGGCTTGACACAATAAAGGGAGGTCTGGCGAAATGA
- the hflC gene encoding protease modulator HflC, producing MKKELLIPAIIIAVIVAFKSLFIIVDVTEHAVITQLGKPVKSHSTPGLYFKMPFVQKAIFMSKKLIEYDASSSEILTKDKKALVIDNYCRWRITDPLKFYLTVRDYRSAFHRLDDIIYSEMRNELGKHDLIDVIKTNRGMIMANVTTLSREKALEYGIDIHDVRIKRADLPTQNEKAVYERMKAERNRIAKQYRSEGMEESQIIKATTEKERAIIIAEAYRKVEEIKGKTDAEVINIYASAYNKDPQFYEFYKSLEVYRNVLNDNSTGFFLTTNNRMLRLLQKGE from the coding sequence ATGAAAAAAGAATTACTGATTCCTGCAATCATCATTGCGGTTATTGTTGCGTTCAAGTCACTGTTCATAATTGTGGACGTTACGGAGCATGCGGTGATCACTCAGCTCGGAAAACCTGTGAAAAGCCACTCCACACCGGGACTGTATTTCAAAATGCCCTTCGTGCAGAAGGCTATTTTCATGTCCAAGAAGCTTATAGAGTATGACGCAAGCTCATCGGAAATCCTCACGAAGGACAAAAAAGCTCTCGTGATAGACAACTACTGCCGCTGGAGGATAACCGACCCGCTTAAGTTTTATCTCACAGTGAGAGACTACAGAAGCGCTTTCCACAGGCTGGATGATATAATCTACTCCGAAATGAGAAACGAACTCGGCAAGCATGATCTCATAGACGTTATCAAAACCAACAGAGGCATGATAATGGCTAATGTGACCACGCTTTCAAGAGAGAAAGCCCTTGAATACGGCATCGACATACATGACGTGCGCATCAAGCGCGCCGACCTGCCCACCCAGAACGAAAAGGCGGTGTATGAGCGTATGAAGGCGGAGCGTAACAGAATAGCCAAGCAGTACCGCTCCGAAGGTATGGAAGAGTCTCAGATTATCAAGGCAACAACCGAGAAGGAAAGAGCCATAATAATCGCCGAGGCTTACCGCAAAGTTGAGGAAATAAAGGGTAAGACTGATGCGGAGGTAATCAATATTTACGCCAGCGCTTACAATAAGGATCCGCAGTTCTATGAGTTTTATAAGTCTCTGGAAGTATACAGAAATGTACTGAATGACAACAGCACCGGATTTTTCCTCACCACAAACAACAGAATGCTGAGGCTGCTTCAGAAGGGTGAATAA
- a CDS encoding endo alpha-1,4 polygalactosaminidase, translated as MRSALRNSFLILLALFVSSCFWSREPEENTPERWQPYPGLVWHIQLQGELVKYDDASVYDIDLFNTDDSMIKLLHSEGKRVICYFSAGTVEDWRVDAAAFPAELTGNTLSGWEGQRWLDVRHVEELAPLMEARLDLAAKKGCDAVDADRVDGYRADTGFEISYDDQLRYNLFLAEAAHKRGLAVGLRNDFAQVADLADIFDFAVSEQCFETNECDLLYPFIQRSKPVFGVEYAFPAEVFCGAANNVNYDFILSDKELDGTFRIPCR; from the coding sequence ATGCGATCTGCGTTAAGGAATAGCTTTCTTATCCTTCTTGCCCTTTTTGTATCCTCCTGCTTTTGGAGCAGGGAGCCGGAGGAAAATACGCCTGAGCGCTGGCAGCCTTACCCCGGGCTGGTCTGGCACATCCAGCTTCAGGGCGAGCTTGTCAAATACGATGATGCCTCAGTTTACGATATTGATCTGTTCAACACTGATGATTCGATGATTAAGCTTCTGCATTCGGAAGGTAAAAGGGTTATCTGTTATTTCAGTGCCGGAACGGTTGAGGACTGGCGGGTTGACGCTGCGGCTTTTCCCGCGGAGCTTACCGGAAACACCTTGTCAGGGTGGGAAGGGCAGAGATGGCTTGACGTGCGGCATGTAGAAGAACTTGCGCCTCTGATGGAAGCGCGGCTTGACCTTGCCGCAAAAAAAGGCTGTGACGCTGTGGACGCTGACAGAGTGGACGGATACAGGGCGGATACTGGATTTGAAATATCATATGACGATCAGCTCCGGTATAACCTGTTTCTGGCGGAAGCCGCTCATAAAAGAGGGCTTGCGGTCGGACTGAGAAACGATTTCGCTCAGGTTGCGGATCTGGCGGATATTTTTGATTTTGCGGTTTCCGAGCAGTGCTTCGAGACAAACGAGTGTGACCTGCTGTATCCGTTCATTCAGAGGAGTAAGCCTGTGTTCGGCGTGGAGTACGCTTTTCCCGCGGAAGTCTTCTGCGGCGCCGCAAACAATGTGAACTACGACTTCATCCTTTCCGATAAAGAACTGGACGGCACTTTCCGTATTCCTTGCAGATAA
- a CDS encoding Rid family detoxifying hydrolase, which yields MKTVTTDNAPAAIGPYSQATSAGNMLFISGQISLDPKTGAVVGDTVETQAEKAIHNLIAIVRDAGFLVTDIAKVTVYIRDMGKFTEFNEVYARELSGHRPARAVVEVSALPKGVLVELDAICVKE from the coding sequence ATGAAAACAGTGACGACAGATAATGCTCCGGCAGCCATAGGACCTTATTCTCAGGCGACTTCCGCAGGTAATATGCTTTTTATTTCAGGTCAGATATCTCTGGATCCGAAAACCGGAGCCGTTGTGGGGGATACTGTTGAGACTCAGGCTGAGAAGGCGATCCATAACCTTATAGCTATAGTGCGTGATGCGGGCTTTCTTGTTACTGATATTGCAAAAGTCACGGTATACATAAGGGATATGGGTAAATTTACCGAATTTAACGAGGTTTACGCCCGTGAGCTCTCCGGACACAGACCGGCCAGAGCTGTAGTGGAAGTCTCTGCATTGCCCAAGGGGGTTTTGGTGGAGCTTGATGCGATCTGCGTTAAGGAATAG
- a CDS encoding polyprenyl synthetase family protein codes for MYVNDILSMIEKQRDEVEKELLLNLDSDVQMVNEVASYVFESGGKRLRPVFLILSSLLCGYDGYRTAALSGVVEYIHTATLLHDDVIDGAMYRRGRKSANTVFGNDITVLCGDFLYSRAFMNLVKDGNPEIQMTLAVAARTMSEGEVFQLIKTADIKITMDDYLKIINSKTAILFSSCCEIGALLGGQSVDKRAALRDFGRNLGIAFQMSDDILDYLGDEAKTGKKPGTDLKEGKITLPVIVLLENAAEEEKVKVREIIVNENSDEENLNYIIDLMKKYDVKRKSEEILDRYSAKAKENLKLFPENKYREALESLADYMIKREK; via the coding sequence ATGTATGTTAACGATATATTATCAATGATTGAAAAACAAAGGGACGAAGTAGAAAAAGAACTGCTCCTAAACCTTGACTCAGATGTTCAGATGGTGAACGAGGTTGCGTCATATGTATTTGAGAGCGGCGGAAAGAGGCTTCGTCCGGTTTTCCTTATCCTCTCCTCACTCCTCTGCGGGTATGACGGTTACAGAACAGCGGCTCTCAGCGGCGTTGTGGAGTATATTCATACCGCGACCCTTCTCCATGACGATGTAATAGACGGAGCCATGTACAGGAGAGGACGCAAAAGCGCGAACACTGTCTTCGGTAATGACATAACAGTCCTCTGCGGAGATTTCCTCTATTCCAGAGCCTTCATGAACCTTGTGAAGGACGGTAATCCCGAAATCCAGATGACGCTCGCCGTTGCGGCAAGAACAATGAGCGAGGGCGAAGTCTTCCAGCTTATCAAAACAGCGGACATAAAAATCACCATGGACGACTATCTTAAGATAATAAACAGCAAAACGGCGATTCTCTTCTCCTCCTGCTGCGAGATAGGCGCCCTTCTCGGCGGGCAGAGCGTGGATAAGCGTGCAGCTCTCCGTGATTTCGGCAGGAACTTAGGCATAGCCTTCCAGATGAGCGATGATATACTCGATTATCTCGGAGACGAAGCCAAAACAGGCAAAAAACCCGGAACTGATCTCAAGGAAGGCAAAATAACTCTTCCTGTCATAGTTCTGCTGGAAAATGCCGCTGAGGAAGAAAAAGTTAAGGTGCGGGAAATAATCGTCAACGAAAACTCGGATGAGGAAAACCTCAACTACATTATAGATTTAATGAAGAAATACGATGTTAAAAGAAAATCAGAGGAAATCCTCGACAGATACTCCGCCAAAGCGAAGGAGAATCTGAAGCTTTTCCCTGAAAACAAATACAGAGAAGCTCTTGAGAGCCTCGCGGACTACATGATCAAACGGGAAAAATAG
- the amrS gene encoding AmmeMemoRadiSam system radical SAM enzyme — MINNGKHGICLIRKNINGKLFQTAYGEISALALDPIEKKPLYHFHPGSSVLSIGTNGCNFRCDFCQNWHISTAETPRQKTTAAELLKMAEQSESIGIAFTYNEPTIWYEFVSDCAADFKKQGLKNVIVSNGYINKEPLRELIPLIDAANIDLKGFTEGFYKETLGSLEPVKNTIRTLYESGVSVEVTNLIIPTKNDDEETFLSMCGWLASVSPDIPLHLSAYFPAYKSAILPTEPETVIKMKEIAEKHLNYVYAGNLRHEKNDSLCPHCKAVLVKRNGYEVKSYLKTNRCPECGKQLYFCV; from the coding sequence TTGATAAACAACGGGAAACACGGAATATGCCTCATACGCAAAAACATAAACGGCAAACTTTTTCAAACTGCATATGGCGAAATATCCGCATTAGCTCTTGATCCTATTGAGAAAAAACCCCTGTATCACTTCCACCCCGGAAGCTCGGTATTGAGCATTGGTACAAACGGGTGCAATTTCAGGTGCGATTTCTGCCAGAACTGGCACATAAGCACTGCTGAAACACCGAGACAGAAAACAACTGCCGCCGAGCTGCTCAAAATGGCGGAACAGTCAGAAAGCATAGGCATAGCCTTTACTTACAATGAACCGACCATATGGTATGAGTTCGTGTCTGACTGTGCGGCGGACTTTAAAAAACAAGGACTGAAAAACGTGATTGTCTCCAACGGTTATATAAACAAAGAGCCCCTTCGTGAGCTTATCCCTCTCATAGACGCAGCCAATATAGATCTGAAAGGTTTCACGGAAGGATTCTATAAGGAAACCCTCGGCAGTCTTGAGCCTGTGAAAAATACGATCAGAACTCTTTACGAATCAGGCGTTTCTGTTGAGGTGACAAACCTCATTATCCCCACAAAAAATGATGATGAAGAGACTTTCCTGTCGATGTGCGGCTGGCTTGCCTCTGTCAGCCCTGATATTCCGCTGCATCTTTCGGCATACTTTCCCGCATATAAATCCGCCATACTTCCCACTGAGCCTGAAACCGTTATTAAAATGAAAGAAATCGCTGAAAAACATCTCAATTACGTATATGCCGGAAACCTCAGGCATGAGAAAAACGACAGTTTGTGCCCGCACTGCAAAGCTGTCCTTGTAAAACGAAACGGTTACGAAGTAAAATCTTATCTTAAAACTAACAGGTGTCCCGAATGCGGAAAACAGCTTTATTTTTGTGTGTGA